A region from the Pseudomonas sp. KU26590 genome encodes:
- a CDS encoding NADH:flavin oxidoreductase/NADH oxidase, with the protein MSLLLEPYTLRQLTLRNRIVVSPMCQYCCADGLANDWHLVHLGSRAVGGAGLIFTEAAAVTQDGRITPEDLGIWNDEQIEPLQRITRFISAQGAVAGIQLSHAGRKGSTWRPWVSQSGAIPADQGGWATWGPSKIAFDPTYTVPTPLDEAQIKDIIKAFVDAAKRSLTAGFKVVEIHAAHGYLLHQFLSPLSNQRQDQYGGSFDNRIRLTLEITKAVREVWPEDLPVFVRVSATDWVEGGWNADETVELGKRLKGLGVDLVDVSSGGTAAKAEIPVGPGYQTEFAARVRHESGIATGTVGMITEPTQADTILRTGQADLIFLARELLRDPYWPLQADEALGGRQATWPAQYQRATHRDQPIHESDLRD; encoded by the coding sequence ATGAGCCTGCTGCTTGAACCCTATACCCTTCGCCAACTGACCTTGCGCAATCGCATTGTGGTATCGCCGATGTGCCAGTACTGCTGCGCCGACGGCCTGGCCAATGACTGGCATCTGGTCCATCTGGGCAGCCGCGCGGTCGGCGGCGCCGGGCTGATTTTCACCGAAGCGGCGGCAGTCACCCAGGACGGGCGCATTACCCCGGAAGACCTCGGCATCTGGAACGACGAGCAGATTGAACCGCTGCAACGCATCACTCGGTTCATCAGCGCCCAAGGCGCGGTTGCCGGCATTCAGCTGTCCCACGCCGGACGCAAGGGCAGCACCTGGCGTCCATGGGTGAGCCAGAGCGGCGCCATCCCTGCCGACCAGGGCGGATGGGCGACCTGGGGCCCCTCGAAGATCGCTTTCGACCCGACCTACACCGTGCCTACGCCGCTGGATGAAGCCCAGATCAAGGACATCATCAAGGCCTTCGTCGATGCTGCCAAGCGGTCCTTGACCGCCGGTTTCAAAGTGGTCGAAATCCACGCTGCGCACGGTTATCTGCTGCACCAATTCCTGTCGCCGCTGAGCAACCAGCGTCAGGATCAGTACGGCGGCTCCTTCGACAACCGCATCCGCCTGACCCTCGAAATCACCAAAGCCGTGCGTGAAGTCTGGCCCGAAGATCTGCCGGTTTTCGTGCGCGTCTCGGCGACCGACTGGGTGGAAGGTGGCTGGAACGCGGATGAAACCGTCGAGCTGGGCAAGCGCTTGAAAGGGCTGGGCGTCGACCTGGTTGACGTTTCTTCTGGCGGGACTGCGGCCAAGGCCGAGATCCCGGTGGGCCCGGGTTATCAAACCGAATTCGCCGCTCGCGTGCGCCACGAGTCCGGCATTGCCACCGGGACTGTGGGCATGATCACCGAACCCACCCAGGCCGACACCATTCTGCGGACGGGTCAGGCTGACCTGATTTTCCTCGCACGTGAATTGCTGCGCGATCCGTACTGGCCGCTGCAAGCCGACGAGGCCCTCGGTGGACGCCAGGCCACGTGGCCCGCGCAGTACCAGCGTGCCACGCACCGCGACCAGCCGATTCATGAGTCGGATCTGCGCGATTGA
- the recJ gene encoding single-stranded-DNA-specific exonuclease RecJ, with protein sequence MRIEPRELPDTLPFLGDLPPLLTRLYAARGVASEAELDKGLARLIPYQQLKGIDAAVDLLVTALQQRQRILIVGDFDADGATASTVGVMGLRLLGAAHVDYLVPNRFEFGYGLTPEIVQVALERQPDLLMTVDNGISSVEGVAAAKAAGLQVLVTDHHLPGHELPAADAIVNPNQPGCTFPSKSLAGVGVIFYVLMALRARLRDIGWFEGRAQPNLGELLDLVALGSVADVVPLDANNRILVHQGLMRIRAGRARPGLRAILDVARREASRITSTDLGFIIGPRLNAAGRLDDMSLGIECLLCDDETQAREMAVRLDELNQDRKSIEQGMQREALAQLKDLPLESMPFGLCLFEPEWHQGVIGILASRMKERYHRPTIAFASAGEGVLKGSARSVPGFHIRDALDAVAAKHPELISKFGGHAMAAGLSLPEGNFPAFAEAFDVEVRRQLKEEDLTGRLLSDGTLAVEEFHLELARALRNAGPWGQHFPEPLFHGVFQLVEQRVVGERHLKMVLKTECGTVKLEGIAFSVDRDVWPNPTVRWVELAYKLDLNEFRGNETVQLMVVHLSPR encoded by the coding sequence GGTGTGGCGTCGGAGGCCGAACTCGACAAGGGCCTCGCCCGGTTGATCCCGTATCAACAGCTCAAAGGCATCGACGCCGCTGTCGATCTGCTGGTGACTGCCTTGCAGCAGCGTCAGCGCATCCTCATCGTCGGCGACTTCGATGCCGATGGCGCCACAGCCAGTACGGTTGGCGTGATGGGCCTGCGCTTGCTCGGTGCTGCCCATGTGGACTATCTGGTGCCGAACCGTTTCGAATTCGGCTACGGCCTGACACCGGAAATCGTCCAGGTCGCCCTTGAGCGCCAGCCTGATTTGCTCATGACCGTGGACAACGGCATTTCCAGCGTCGAAGGCGTTGCGGCGGCGAAGGCGGCGGGCTTGCAGGTATTGGTCACCGATCACCACTTGCCCGGCCACGAATTGCCGGCGGCCGACGCCATCGTCAACCCGAACCAGCCCGGCTGCACCTTTCCGAGCAAATCGCTGGCCGGCGTCGGCGTGATCTTTTATGTGTTGATGGCCTTGCGCGCGCGACTGCGGGACATCGGCTGGTTCGAGGGCCGCGCTCAACCCAATCTGGGCGAGTTGCTCGATCTGGTGGCATTGGGCAGCGTCGCTGACGTGGTGCCGCTGGATGCCAATAACCGGATTCTGGTGCACCAGGGGCTGATGCGCATCCGCGCCGGGCGTGCACGTCCGGGGTTGCGCGCCATCCTCGATGTCGCCCGGCGCGAGGCGTCGCGCATCACCTCCACCGATCTGGGTTTCATCATCGGCCCGCGCCTGAACGCGGCCGGGCGTCTGGATGACATGAGCCTGGGCATCGAATGCCTGCTGTGTGATGACGAGACCCAGGCGCGGGAAATGGCCGTGCGTCTGGACGAACTCAATCAGGACCGCAAATCCATCGAGCAGGGCATGCAGCGCGAGGCGCTCGCCCAGCTCAAGGACCTGCCGCTGGAGTCAATGCCGTTCGGGCTGTGTCTGTTCGAACCTGAGTGGCACCAAGGCGTGATCGGCATTCTGGCCTCGCGCATGAAAGAGCGTTATCACCGCCCGACCATTGCGTTCGCCAGCGCCGGCGAGGGTGTGCTGAAAGGCTCGGCGCGTTCGGTACCGGGCTTTCACATCCGCGACGCGCTCGATGCCGTGGCGGCGAAACATCCCGAGCTGATCAGTAAGTTTGGCGGCCACGCGATGGCGGCCGGGCTGTCGCTGCCGGAAGGCAACTTCCCGGCGTTCGCCGAAGCGTTCGACGTCGAGGTTCGCCGCCAGCTCAAGGAAGAAGACCTGACCGGCCGACTGTTGTCCGACGGCACCTTGGCGGTGGAAGAGTTTCATCTGGAGCTGGCCCGTGCGTTGCGCAATGCCGGCCCGTGGGGGCAGCACTTTCCCGAACCGTTGTTCCACGGCGTGTTCCAGCTGGTGGAGCAGCGAGTGGTCGGCGAGCGCCATCTGAAGATGGTACTCAAGACCGAATGTGGCACCGTCAAGCTCGAAGGCATCGCCTTCAGCGTCGATCGCGACGTATGGCCCAACCCGACCGTGCGCTGGGTCGAGCTGGCGTACAAGTTGGACCTGAATGAATTCCGCGGCAACGAAACCGTGCAACTGATGGTGGTTCACCTTTCACCACGTTGA